One region of Gemmatimonadales bacterium genomic DNA includes:
- a CDS encoding helix-turn-helix domain-containing protein: MTAPTLPSVFSPLAKALLDSFQEGVAVFDSHGRVVYLNAAGRSVLSEAGLDPSSEKDDLLPELAALGGRLSPLRVGNMDLGEAIFLPHREGPTTLAEREKDAIVRSLEAHAWRLAETAKTLGISRTTLWRRLRAYGLHRDGRTKWDQHSSIP, encoded by the coding sequence ATGACCGCACCAACTCTTCCATCGGTTTTTTCCCCGCTGGCAAAGGCTCTCCTCGATTCATTCCAGGAAGGCGTCGCGGTATTCGACTCGCACGGACGGGTGGTCTACCTCAATGCTGCGGGGCGAAGCGTCCTGAGCGAAGCCGGGCTCGACCCGTCCAGCGAGAAGGATGATCTGCTTCCAGAACTCGCGGCACTTGGCGGGCGTCTGTCTCCGCTTCGCGTCGGTAACATGGACCTCGGCGAGGCGATCTTCCTTCCGCATCGCGAGGGCCCGACGACCCTGGCCGAGCGCGAGAAAGATGCGATCGTGCGTTCGCTCGAAGCGCACGCATGGCGATTGGCCGAAACGGCGAAGACGCTGGGAATCTCTCGGACGACGTTGTGGCGGCGGTTGCGTGCGTACGGCCTCCACCGCGACGGACGGACGAAATGGGACCAGCACTCCTCCATACCCTGA